In Cicer arietinum cultivar CDC Frontier isolate Library 1 chromosome 1, Cicar.CDCFrontier_v2.0, whole genome shotgun sequence, one DNA window encodes the following:
- the LOC101493579 gene encoding uncharacterized protein, with protein MVMEDIGLFKQVWQWIKSQKDACWRARTVVVCCRDRTAMFIERHWPMVCKGCSKLGSLLRLSLIFWKDSALRGFQSFIRFGSVMLLLIMWSCFLSLTSMFCLVYVLVSMVVAGVAVQYLGYTPGLFIVGLFAILILWMYANFWITGTLLIVGGYLFSLNHARLVVLIGTAYAMYSVQAKVGWPGVFLAINLAFLSNDILNFLLQWFDNVSESSHSEEPKPSETETVMEDDFAEECEYPIPPEESENLHSCKSSSKPPAVTTSVVDKKKELLVNKVVREQTNSIDEMKRILKSLNHYEALGFIRHKKIDAVVLKKEYRKKAMLVHPDKNMGSSLASESFKKLQCAYEVLSDSVKKRDYDEQLRKEESMAKSVCQKSHSSSHQDNTEYCSEESRRIQCTKCGNSHIWVCTNRSKAKARWCQDCRQFHQAKDGDGWVEYKGSLVFDRPQKVEIPRAFVCAESKIFDVSEWAICQGMACRPNTHRPSFHVNMVGLEKSQRCNSSRFPWDLDAEMMMDEDEEAFDLWLQQALASGLFCESSKRRKSWSPFKLPQKKGK; from the exons ATGGTGATGGAGGATATAGGGTTGTTTAAGCAAGTTTGGCAATGGATTAAGTCACAAAAAGACGCTTGCTGGCGTGCTCGAACGGTGGTGGTTTGTTGTAGAGACAGAACTGCGATGTTTATTGAACGGCATTGGCCTATGGTGTGTAAGGGTTGCTCAAAGTTGGGGAGCTTACTGAGGTTATCATTGATTTTTTGGAAGGATTCTGCTTTAAGGGGATTTCAGTCCTTTATTAGGTTTGGTTCGGTGATGCTCCTGCTTATAATGTGGAGCTGCTTTCTTAGTCTGACTTCGATGTTTTGCTTGGTTTACGTTCTTGTTAGTATG GTTGTTGCTGGGGTTGCTGTTCAATACTTGGGTTATACTCCTGGACTTTTCATCGTAGGGCTTTTTGCTATCCTTATTTTGTGGATGTATGCTAACTTCTGGATCACAGGAACATTACTCATAGTTGGAG GTTATTTGTTCTCCTTAAATCATGCACGCTTGGTGGTACTAATTGGAACTGCTTACGCTATGTATTCTGTTCAAGCAAAAGTGGGATGGCCGGGTGTTTTTCTTGCCATAAACCTCGCGTTTCTTTCGAATGACATTTTGAATTTTCTGCTCCAATGGTTTGATAACGTGAGTGAAAGTTCGCATTCTGAAGAGCCGAAGCCATCAGAAACAGAAACTGTTATGGAAGACGACTTCGCCGAAGAGTGTGAATATCCTATCCCACCGGAGGAATCTGAGAATTTGCATTCGTGCAAATCGTCTAGTAAACCACCTGCTGTCACCACATCAGTTGTTGATAAGAAGAAAGAACTTTTGGTTAACAAAGTTGTTAGAGAACAGACAAATTCAATTGATGAAATGAAAAGGATATTGAAGAGTCTGAATCATTATGAAGCCCTTGGGTTTATCCGCCACAAAAAGATCGATGCAGTCGTTTTGAAAAAGGAATACCGGAAAAAG GCTATGCTCGTGCATCCTGATAAAAACATGGGAAGTTCTTTAGCAAGTGAGTCATTTAAGAAGCTTCAATGTGCATACGAG GTTCTTTCTGACTCTGTGAAGAAGCGGGACTATGATGAACAATTAAGAAAAGAAGAATCCATGGCTAAAAGTGTCTGCCAAAAATCCCACAGTAGTTCACATCAG GATAATACTGAATATTGTTCGGAAGAATCCAGACGTATACAGTGCACAAAGTGTGGGAATTCACATATTTGGGTATGCACTAACCGAAGTAAGGCCAAAGCAAGATGGTGTCAG GACTGCCGTCAGTTTCATCAAGCGAAGGACGGAGATGGATGGGTCGAATATAAGGGTTCTTTGGTTTTTGACAGGCCTCAAAAA GTGGAGATTCCACGTGCTTTTGTTTGTGCCGAGAGCAAAATATTTGATGTATCAGAATGGGCTATATGTCAG GGAATGGCTTGTAGACCCAACACTCATCGACCGAGCTTTCATGTAAACATGGTTGGCTTGGAGAAAAGCCAACGCTGCAACTCAAGTAGATTCCCATGGGATTTGGACGCCGAAATGATGATGGACGAAGACGAGGAGGCATTTGATCTATGGCTTCAGCAAGCCTTGGCGTCTGGTCTCTTTTGCGAGTCCTCAAAACGCCGGAAGAGTTGGAGTCCTTTCAAATTGCCTCAAAAGAAAGGGAAA